Proteins from a genomic interval of Leifsonia shinshuensis:
- a CDS encoding carbon-nitrogen hydrolase family protein translates to MTGVGVAVAQFTPGDDRVHNRDVVAALIAVAAARGARLVVFPEYSSYFTDPLGPSFARNAEPLDGEFVQSLQAAARDHDVFVIAGLVERTGIRDKFANTLVAVGPDGTTLAQYRKQHLYDAFGSTESDWVVAGDLATPEVFEVDGLRVGMQTCYDLRFPEVTRRLADAGAELVAVPAEWVRGPLKEHHWSTLLAARAIENTLYVAAADHTPPIGVGASAVIDPMGVVIAGLGETSGVAVAEASSERVQEVRRRNPALKLRRYRVEPLD, encoded by the coding sequence ATGACCGGCGTCGGCGTCGCCGTCGCCCAGTTCACCCCGGGCGACGACCGCGTGCACAACCGGGACGTCGTCGCCGCGCTGATCGCGGTGGCCGCGGCCCGCGGAGCCCGGCTGGTCGTCTTCCCGGAGTACTCCTCCTACTTCACCGACCCGCTCGGGCCGTCCTTCGCCCGCAACGCCGAACCGCTCGACGGCGAGTTCGTGCAGTCGTTGCAGGCCGCCGCGCGGGACCACGACGTCTTCGTCATCGCCGGGCTCGTCGAGCGCACCGGCATCCGCGACAAGTTCGCCAACACGCTCGTCGCGGTCGGCCCCGACGGCACGACGCTCGCCCAGTACCGCAAGCAGCACCTCTACGACGCCTTCGGCTCGACCGAGTCCGACTGGGTGGTGGCGGGCGACCTCGCCACGCCGGAGGTGTTCGAGGTCGACGGCCTGCGCGTCGGGATGCAGACCTGCTACGACCTGCGCTTCCCGGAGGTCACCCGCCGGCTCGCCGACGCCGGCGCCGAACTGGTCGCCGTCCCGGCGGAGTGGGTGCGCGGCCCGCTCAAGGAGCACCACTGGTCGACGCTGCTGGCGGCGCGCGCGATCGAGAACACCCTCTACGTCGCCGCCGCCGACCACACCCCGCCGATCGGCGTGGGCGCGAGCGCGGTCATCGACCCGATGGGCGTCGTGATCGCGGGCCTCGGGGAGACCTCCGGGGTGGCCGTCGCCGAGGCGTCCTCCGAGCGCGTGCAGGAGGTGCGCCGGCGCAACCCGGCGCTGAAGCTGCGGCGCTACCGGGTCGAGCCGCTCGACTGA
- a CDS encoding sensor histidine kinase translates to MTLDRWLSRIPLESPSVFVKLIPTLVGFVIALGLSLIPGVVADHIPLFVGFSVTVMVGAVLLATLVPWTRFGAGWSVIVPLVAMMSIGLMRIGTGGSTSSIGVILLLPFVWIATEEGRRNIVIAALGIFLVLLGPIVVAHTPTSPADLIRAFFSPVIYAIVAAVVNEIAHRSRAQLAATRAAAQQREELLEQAVRTQDELVLNEARLKTANRLIQSIWNAVTEQSVIGTDLDGVIDVWNPGAEKMLGLTEKQVLGANRKVIEFHLVSELEDRLRDMDARFTTVAGMDDFSALVDTVRAGYADVRDWTYVRADGKQVPVQVAATPRLDENGHRVGFIFVATDMTQAREFARLKDEFVGLISHELRTPLSSILGYLELMRDDDESPLSAEQLQYLGVAERNAHRLLRLVGDLLFTAQVESGRFPIDITDAELRSVVAASIETATPVAATAGVALVSDVPDEPVEVRGDTVRLGQAVDNLVSNALKFTPAGGTVTVSLRRDGDEAVVAVTDTGIGIPAVELSQLSQRFFRASTATRNAVPGVGLGLTITKAIVTAHGGRLDIASEEGVGTSFSLRLPLETPRPVAEAVPGAETTA, encoded by the coding sequence ATGACGCTCGACCGCTGGCTCAGCCGCATCCCCCTCGAATCGCCCTCGGTCTTCGTGAAGCTGATCCCGACCCTGGTCGGCTTCGTGATCGCGCTGGGGCTCTCGCTCATCCCGGGGGTGGTGGCCGACCACATCCCGCTCTTCGTCGGGTTCTCGGTCACGGTGATGGTCGGCGCGGTGCTGCTGGCGACGCTGGTGCCGTGGACGCGGTTCGGCGCGGGCTGGTCGGTGATCGTCCCGCTCGTGGCGATGATGTCGATCGGCCTGATGCGGATCGGCACCGGCGGCTCGACCTCGTCCATCGGCGTCATCCTGCTGCTGCCGTTCGTCTGGATCGCGACGGAGGAGGGCCGGCGCAACATCGTCATCGCGGCGCTCGGGATCTTCCTCGTCCTCCTCGGCCCGATCGTCGTCGCCCACACCCCGACCAGCCCGGCCGACCTCATCCGCGCCTTCTTCTCGCCGGTCATCTACGCCATCGTCGCCGCCGTCGTCAACGAGATCGCGCACCGGTCGCGGGCGCAGCTCGCGGCTACGCGCGCGGCCGCCCAGCAGCGCGAGGAACTGCTCGAGCAGGCCGTGCGCACGCAGGACGAACTGGTGCTCAACGAGGCACGTCTGAAGACGGCGAACCGCCTGATCCAGAGCATCTGGAACGCGGTCACGGAGCAGTCGGTCATCGGCACCGACCTCGACGGGGTGATCGACGTCTGGAACCCGGGCGCCGAGAAGATGCTCGGGCTGACCGAGAAGCAGGTCCTCGGCGCGAACCGCAAGGTCATCGAGTTCCACCTGGTGAGCGAGCTCGAGGACCGGCTGCGCGACATGGACGCCCGCTTCACGACGGTGGCGGGGATGGACGACTTCTCCGCCCTCGTGGACACCGTGCGCGCCGGCTACGCCGACGTCCGCGACTGGACGTACGTGCGCGCCGACGGCAAGCAGGTCCCCGTCCAGGTCGCCGCGACGCCCCGCCTGGACGAGAACGGCCACCGGGTCGGCTTCATCTTCGTCGCGACCGACATGACGCAGGCGCGGGAGTTCGCCCGGCTGAAGGACGAGTTCGTCGGCCTGATCTCGCACGAGCTGCGCACGCCGCTCAGCTCGATCCTCGGCTACCTGGAGCTGATGCGGGACGACGACGAGTCGCCGCTGTCGGCCGAGCAGCTGCAGTACCTCGGCGTGGCCGAGCGCAACGCGCACCGGCTGCTGCGGCTGGTCGGCGACCTGCTCTTCACGGCGCAGGTCGAATCCGGGCGGTTCCCGATCGACATCACGGACGCCGAGCTCCGCTCGGTCGTCGCCGCCTCGATCGAGACGGCGACCCCGGTGGCCGCGACGGCCGGCGTCGCGCTGGTCTCCGACGTGCCGGACGAGCCGGTCGAGGTCCGCGGCGACACCGTGCGTCTCGGCCAGGCGGTGGACAACCTCGTGTCGAACGCGCTCAAGTTCACGCCCGCGGGCGGCACCGTCACAGTCTCGCTCCGCCGCGACGGCGACGAGGCGGTGGTCGCGGTGACCGACACCGGCATCGGCATCCCCGCCGTCGAGCTCAGCCAGCTGTCGCAGCGCTTCTTCCGCGCGTCCACCGCGACGCGCAACGCCGTCCCCGGAGTGGGGCTCGGCCTGACGATCACCAAGGCGATCGTCACGGCGCACGGCGGCCGGCTCGACATCGCCAGCGAGGAGGGCGTCGGCACGTCGTTCAGCCTGCGGCTGCCGCTGGAGACCCCGCGTCCCGTCGCCGAGGCGGTGCCGGGGGCGGAGACGACGGCATGA
- a CDS encoding PHP domain-containing protein: MTEPGATAHGATGLRRLLDGDFHVHSTFSDDARSTVAENIAAARRAGLRTVRLTDHVRASTAWVPEFVAAVAAEPVPDGLTVLTGVEAKLLDVSGAVDTPADLIVGPGGVDAVVIGDHQFPGTDGPWSPEATRERLANGLSADDALDLLIEASVRAMERTPHAQLAHWFSILPKIGLAEEQLGADRLAAWAAAAAATGTIVEVNEKWACPGVPAVRALRVAGARIVASTDSHDAADVGRYDRVAAVLDAVELENTAEDGAEEEQG, encoded by the coding sequence GTGACGGAACCGGGCGCGACAGCACACGGCGCGACCGGACTCCGGCGGCTGCTGGACGGCGACTTCCACGTCCACTCCACCTTCTCGGACGACGCCAGGAGCACGGTCGCGGAGAACATCGCGGCGGCGCGGCGCGCGGGCCTGCGCACCGTGCGGCTGACCGACCACGTGCGCGCCTCGACCGCGTGGGTGCCGGAGTTCGTCGCGGCGGTCGCGGCCGAACCGGTCCCGGACGGCCTCACCGTCCTCACCGGCGTCGAGGCCAAGCTCCTGGACGTCTCCGGCGCGGTCGACACCCCCGCCGACCTGATCGTCGGCCCGGGCGGCGTCGACGCCGTCGTCATCGGCGACCACCAGTTCCCCGGCACGGACGGCCCGTGGTCGCCGGAGGCCACCAGGGAACGGCTCGCGAACGGCCTGTCCGCCGACGACGCCCTCGACCTGCTGATCGAGGCGAGCGTCCGGGCGATGGAGCGGACCCCGCACGCGCAGCTCGCGCACTGGTTCTCCATCCTCCCGAAGATCGGCCTCGCCGAGGAACAGCTCGGCGCCGACCGGCTCGCCGCCTGGGCCGCGGCCGCCGCCGCCACCGGCACCATCGTGGAGGTCAACGAGAAGTGGGCCTGCCCCGGGGTCCCCGCCGTGCGCGCGCTCCGGGTCGCCGGAGCGCGTATCGTTGCCTCCACCGACAGTCACGACGCCGCCGACGTGGGCCGCTACGACCGCGTGGCGGCCGTGCTCGACGCCGTCGAACTGGAGAACACGGCGGAGGACGGCGCGGAGGAGGAGCAGGGATGA
- a CDS encoding response regulator gives MSGAKRVVIADDDADIRGLMVIAANRAGVEIAAAVDNGQAALDAVNEGGVDLAVLDISMPGLNGVEVAEAIRGDALTKDTLILMVSASVQLLTDHGVVANRSDSFIIKPFSPRVLSDRIRSMLGLGEPA, from the coding sequence GTGAGCGGCGCGAAGCGGGTCGTGATCGCCGACGACGACGCCGACATCCGCGGGCTCATGGTCATCGCCGCCAACCGGGCCGGCGTCGAGATCGCGGCCGCCGTCGACAACGGCCAGGCGGCGCTCGACGCCGTCAACGAGGGCGGCGTCGACCTGGCAGTGCTCGACATCTCGATGCCGGGGCTCAACGGGGTGGAGGTCGCCGAGGCGATCCGCGGCGACGCGCTGACGAAGGACACGCTCATCCTCATGGTGTCGGCGTCCGTGCAGCTCCTGACGGACCACGGTGTCGTAGCGAACCGCTCCGACAGCTTCATCATCAAGCCGTTCAGCCCGCGGGTGCTCTCCGACCGCATCCGCTCGATGCTCGGACTGGGAGAGCCCGCATGA
- a CDS encoding pyridoxal phosphate-dependent aminotransferase, translating into MTVSGAWKAAARGAGLLGADGAVRPTIFAEMSALAVRTGAINLGQGFPDEDGPAAVLDAAVDAIRAGVNQYPPGIGVPELRHAVADHQSRFYGLEVDPDREVLVTAGATEAIAAALLALLEPGDEVVTFEPFYDEYGAVIALAGGVHRTVPLEPPAFRPDLDRLRATVTDRTRVILVNTPHNPTGAVLDRPTLEAIVELAHRHDALIVTDEVYEHLTFGPQHIPIATLPGAWERTVTVSSGGKTFNTTGWKVGWLTAPAELVTAILAVKQFLTYVNGAPFQPAIAAGLALPTEFFTGIAAALAHKRDVLSAGLRAAGFDVHRSDGTYFVVADAAPLGHPDAVEFCRRLPELAGVVAVPLSAFCRGEYAERTASLVRFAFCKRVEVLEDAASRLATLGS; encoded by the coding sequence ATGACGGTTTCGGGCGCATGGAAGGCCGCGGCCCGCGGCGCGGGACTGCTCGGCGCGGACGGCGCGGTCCGGCCGACGATCTTCGCGGAGATGAGCGCCCTCGCGGTGCGCACGGGCGCGATCAACCTCGGTCAGGGCTTCCCCGACGAGGACGGCCCGGCCGCGGTTCTCGACGCCGCCGTGGACGCCATCCGGGCCGGCGTCAACCAGTACCCGCCCGGCATCGGCGTCCCCGAGCTGCGGCACGCCGTCGCCGACCACCAGAGCCGCTTCTACGGACTGGAGGTCGACCCCGACCGCGAGGTGCTCGTCACCGCCGGCGCGACGGAGGCCATCGCCGCCGCCCTGCTCGCCCTGCTCGAGCCGGGCGACGAGGTCGTCACCTTCGAGCCGTTCTACGACGAGTACGGCGCCGTGATCGCCCTCGCCGGCGGCGTGCACCGCACCGTCCCGCTGGAGCCGCCGGCGTTCCGGCCCGACCTCGACCGGCTGCGGGCCACGGTGACCGACCGCACCAGGGTCATCCTCGTGAACACGCCGCACAACCCGACCGGCGCCGTTCTCGACCGCCCGACCCTGGAGGCGATCGTCGAGCTCGCCCACCGGCACGACGCCCTCATCGTCACCGACGAGGTCTACGAGCACCTCACCTTCGGGCCGCAGCACATCCCGATCGCCACGCTGCCCGGGGCGTGGGAGCGGACGGTCACCGTCTCCTCCGGCGGCAAGACCTTCAACACCACCGGCTGGAAGGTCGGCTGGCTCACCGCGCCCGCGGAGCTGGTGACGGCGATCCTCGCTGTGAAGCAGTTCCTCACCTACGTCAACGGCGCGCCGTTCCAGCCCGCCATCGCCGCCGGGCTCGCCCTGCCGACGGAGTTCTTCACCGGCATCGCGGCCGCGCTCGCGCACAAGCGCGATGTGCTGTCCGCAGGCCTGCGCGCCGCCGGGTTCGACGTCCACCGCAGCGACGGCACCTACTTCGTCGTCGCGGACGCCGCCCCGCTCGGCCACCCGGACGCCGTCGAGTTCTGCCGCCGGCTGCCCGAGCTCGCCGGGGTCGTCGCGGTGCCGCTCTCCGCCTTCTGCCGCGGCGAGTACGCCGAGCGCACGGCGTCGCTGGTCCGGTTCGCGTTCTGCAAGCGCGTCGAGGTGCTGGAGGACGCCGCGTCGCGGCTGGCGACGCTGGGCTCCTGA
- a CDS encoding DUF4194 domain-containing protein: protein MTDTIDTDTLEDDQTDHDRTGGGAASDALPREARTALITLLTSRFITRAKQPDAWRGLLDHEEDIRARLEELFLTLHLDREHEVAFKRQNGEDGVPVLLRREKPLSRDASLLLVLLRQEHAYADAQDEPVTVTRDHIAEFLGRFQGDSAHDEVRVDRRIRAAIAALDRLELLTPAPEDPDLFLVSPAVVPLIGTTELLHLERVFLAGAGADAPAQDAGADDTDDDTADTASEAEEAAE from the coding sequence GTGACGGACACGATCGACACGGACACGCTCGAAGACGACCAGACCGACCACGACCGGACCGGCGGCGGGGCGGCGTCCGACGCGCTCCCGCGCGAGGCGCGCACCGCGCTCATCACCCTGCTCACCAGCCGCTTCATCACCCGCGCCAAGCAGCCGGACGCGTGGCGGGGCCTCCTCGACCACGAGGAGGACATCCGCGCGCGCCTGGAGGAGCTGTTCCTGACCCTGCACCTCGACCGGGAGCACGAGGTCGCCTTCAAGCGGCAGAACGGCGAGGACGGCGTCCCCGTGCTGCTGCGCCGCGAGAAGCCGCTGTCCCGCGACGCGTCGCTGCTGCTGGTGCTGCTGCGGCAGGAGCACGCCTACGCCGACGCGCAGGACGAGCCCGTGACCGTGACCCGCGACCACATCGCCGAGTTCCTCGGCCGTTTCCAGGGCGACTCGGCGCACGACGAGGTGCGCGTCGACCGCCGGATCCGCGCCGCCATCGCCGCCCTGGACCGGCTGGAGCTGCTGACCCCGGCGCCGGAGGACCCCGACCTGTTCCTCGTCTCGCCCGCGGTCGTGCCGCTGATCGGGACGACCGAGCTGCTCCACCTGGAGCGGGTGTTCCTCGCCGGAGCCGGCGCGGACGCCCCCGCCCAAGACGCCGGCGCCGACGACACCGACGACGACACCGCCGACACCGCCAGCGAGGCCGAGGAGGCCGCCGAGTGA
- a CDS encoding ATP-grasp domain-containing protein yields MTASTTRVLVTGAGGPAGIAVIRSLLKRQDVEVFAADMDGWASGLYLVPESARRIVPPGKSPTFVDDVIALCAADRVDVLFSTVDVELPGLAARRDELAAAGTALAAPSHETLVTCLDKYRLAQAVAGKARIPETRLLDRDGVGAEWVFPVIVKPRSGAGSRGVRLIADRAALEALGEDRSVIIQENLPGEEFSVDVLAGLDGNVIAAVPRSRERVDSGVSIAGRTVRRAELSDTAADVARAIGLTGVANVQLRYSSDGVPALLEVNPRFPGAMPLTIAAGVDMPSLLLDLVLGRPVPSAVDFAELANVRYLEDVFLAPGDVLVSEHAAHAEGPGE; encoded by the coding sequence ATGACCGCCAGCACCACCCGCGTCCTCGTCACCGGAGCGGGCGGGCCCGCCGGGATCGCGGTCATCCGCTCGCTGCTCAAGCGCCAGGACGTCGAGGTGTTCGCGGCCGACATGGACGGCTGGGCGAGCGGTCTCTACCTGGTGCCGGAGAGCGCGCGGCGGATCGTACCGCCCGGGAAGTCGCCCACGTTCGTGGACGACGTGATCGCGCTGTGCGCCGCCGACCGCGTCGACGTGCTGTTCTCGACGGTGGACGTGGAGCTGCCCGGGCTGGCCGCGCGCCGCGACGAGCTGGCGGCCGCCGGAACGGCCCTTGCGGCGCCGAGCCACGAGACGCTCGTGACCTGCCTGGACAAGTACCGGCTCGCGCAGGCGGTCGCCGGAAAAGCGCGCATCCCGGAGACCCGGCTGCTCGACCGCGACGGCGTCGGCGCCGAGTGGGTGTTCCCGGTGATCGTCAAGCCGCGCAGCGGCGCGGGCTCGCGCGGCGTCCGGCTCATCGCCGACCGTGCGGCCCTGGAGGCGCTGGGCGAGGACCGGAGCGTCATCATCCAGGAGAACCTCCCGGGTGAGGAGTTCTCGGTCGACGTGCTCGCCGGCCTCGACGGGAACGTGATCGCCGCCGTGCCGCGCTCGCGGGAGCGCGTCGACTCCGGCGTCTCGATCGCCGGCCGCACCGTCCGCCGGGCGGAGCTGTCCGACACGGCGGCCGACGTGGCGCGCGCCATCGGCCTCACCGGGGTGGCCAACGTGCAGCTCCGGTACAGCAGCGACGGCGTGCCTGCCCTGCTGGAGGTCAACCCGCGCTTCCCCGGCGCCATGCCGCTGACGATTGCGGCCGGCGTCGACATGCCCTCCCTGCTGCTCGACCTGGTTCTCGGCCGCCCGGTGCCCTCCGCCGTCGACTTCGCCGAGCTGGCGAACGTGCGCTACCTGGAGGACGTCTTCCTCGCGCCGGGCGACGTGCTGGTGTCCGAGCACGCGGCGCACGCCGAGGGGCCAGGGGAGTGA
- a CDS encoding DUF3375 family protein, translating into MDEALDAGRVAAVWEEHPTWALLRSYNGRWVLPLFSRHLEYADGTVSADWFHQKVAEALDALDDDREPPAGAESSRTSPIEYCRSWVDSRWLIRSRAGAGEGRARYRLSQYALQALRIVRELAEPDSAVSEARFASIAHAVHHLAALTDPTAESQLERLDREIAALQARRDAIAREGAVAASPETVARQVREVLRLTATLPEDFRQLGAMVEQRHREVARAASSQHVGKGALVDRFLRDNDLLEQTPEGRAYRGFAAMLSSRELEAMRTDIDRVLSRPAAATELTERQRAQLETLITSLLAEEQAVQETYVRWTSSLRRFLSRSGSDRHARLLGLAARALDAGAAWAEGRPGPVLVDEDVLGIGGWDLVDVTQTQLWRDRGRPEVGVAIAENDDPLPEHEREALRLAVGTSTAAVRETIDALLSRSETVTGADVYAGTPAEFRRLGLAVSLVELAAEHGAVAEGVQTVPLELAESTREVTMPLLVFGRDALETEAEDR; encoded by the coding sequence GTGGACGAGGCTCTCGACGCCGGGCGCGTCGCGGCGGTCTGGGAGGAGCATCCCACCTGGGCGCTGCTGCGCAGCTACAACGGCCGCTGGGTCCTCCCGCTGTTCTCCCGGCACCTGGAGTACGCCGACGGCACGGTCTCGGCGGACTGGTTCCACCAGAAGGTCGCCGAGGCTCTCGACGCGCTGGACGACGACCGCGAGCCGCCGGCCGGCGCCGAGTCGTCCCGCACCTCCCCGATCGAGTACTGCCGCAGCTGGGTGGACAGCCGCTGGCTGATCCGCTCCCGTGCGGGCGCCGGTGAGGGCCGGGCCCGGTACCGGCTGTCGCAGTACGCGCTCCAGGCGCTGCGGATCGTCCGCGAGCTGGCCGAGCCGGACAGCGCCGTCTCCGAGGCGCGGTTCGCGAGCATCGCGCACGCCGTCCACCACCTCGCCGCGCTGACCGACCCCACCGCCGAGTCCCAGCTCGAACGGCTCGACCGGGAGATCGCCGCGCTGCAGGCCCGCCGCGACGCGATCGCGCGCGAGGGCGCCGTCGCGGCCTCCCCCGAGACCGTCGCGCGGCAGGTGCGGGAGGTGCTACGGCTCACCGCCACCCTCCCGGAGGACTTCCGGCAGCTCGGGGCGATGGTCGAGCAGCGCCACCGCGAGGTGGCCCGCGCCGCCTCCTCGCAGCACGTCGGCAAGGGCGCGCTGGTCGACCGCTTCCTGCGCGACAACGACCTCCTGGAGCAGACGCCGGAGGGCCGGGCCTACCGCGGGTTCGCCGCGATGCTGTCCTCGCGCGAGCTGGAGGCGATGCGCACCGACATCGACCGGGTGCTCTCCCGGCCGGCCGCCGCCACCGAGCTGACCGAGCGGCAGCGCGCCCAGCTGGAGACCCTGATCACCTCGCTGCTCGCCGAGGAGCAGGCCGTCCAGGAGACCTACGTGCGCTGGACCTCATCGCTGCGCCGCTTCCTCAGCCGCAGCGGCTCCGACCGCCACGCCCGCCTGCTGGGACTCGCGGCCCGGGCCTTGGACGCGGGTGCGGCCTGGGCGGAGGGCCGCCCCGGGCCCGTCCTGGTGGACGAGGACGTGCTCGGCATCGGCGGCTGGGACCTCGTGGACGTCACCCAGACGCAGCTCTGGCGCGACCGCGGCCGCCCGGAGGTCGGCGTCGCGATCGCCGAGAACGACGACCCGCTGCCCGAGCACGAGCGCGAGGCGCTCCGGCTGGCCGTCGGGACGAGCACCGCGGCCGTGCGCGAGACGATCGACGCGCTGCTCTCCCGCAGCGAGACCGTCACCGGCGCCGACGTGTACGCCGGCACGCCCGCGGAGTTCCGCCGGCTCGGGCTCGCCGTGAGCCTGGTCGAGCTGGCCGCTGAGCACGGCGCCGTCGCCGAGGGCGTCCAGACCGTTCCGCTGGAGCTCGCCGAGAGCACCCGCGAAGTGACCATGCCGCTGCTCGTCTTCGGACGGGACGCGCTCGAGACGGAGGCGGAGGACCGGTGA
- a CDS encoding response regulator encodes MANSAQKYRVCVIEDDPDVAFYMKTVLEKRADAQVVAVTDPSIALDTIAAFDPDVVITDIEMPGISGIDLLRELRSKHPGMPVVVMTAHVSVDYAVSALRAQADEFLTKPIASSELVAIVGRLAEEGRLKRAASQQQVVLAIGAHPDDVEIGVGGILSAHRDAGNQVVILTLSRGARGGDADDRQHESLAAAELLGARLFLEDLEDTRISAADPTVSIIERVVAEVQPDIVYTHSAHDRHQDHRAVHAAVNVATRNVRTVCCFQSPSATIDFRPTRFVPIDGFTEAKLRLIDCFRSQTEQRAYLEHDFVLATARYWSRFGGGTNCEPLEVMRDTADISVPAASIHTDARIRRDQQ; translated from the coding sequence ATGGCGAACTCTGCTCAGAAGTACCGCGTGTGCGTGATCGAGGACGATCCCGACGTCGCGTTCTACATGAAGACGGTGCTCGAGAAGCGTGCGGACGCCCAGGTGGTCGCCGTCACCGACCCGTCCATCGCCCTCGACACGATCGCCGCCTTCGACCCGGATGTGGTCATCACCGACATCGAGATGCCGGGCATCTCCGGCATCGACCTCCTCCGCGAGCTCCGCAGTAAGCACCCCGGGATGCCGGTCGTCGTGATGACCGCGCACGTCTCGGTCGACTACGCCGTCTCGGCGCTCCGCGCCCAGGCGGACGAGTTCCTCACCAAGCCGATCGCGTCCTCCGAGCTGGTCGCCATCGTCGGCCGGCTCGCCGAGGAGGGCAGGCTGAAGCGCGCGGCCAGCCAGCAGCAGGTCGTCCTCGCGATCGGTGCGCACCCGGACGACGTCGAGATCGGCGTCGGCGGCATCCTGTCCGCGCACCGCGACGCCGGGAACCAGGTCGTCATCCTCACCCTGTCGCGCGGCGCCCGCGGCGGCGACGCCGACGACCGCCAGCACGAGTCGCTGGCGGCGGCCGAGCTGCTCGGCGCCCGGCTGTTCCTGGAGGACCTCGAGGACACCCGCATCTCCGCGGCCGACCCGACCGTGAGCATCATCGAGCGGGTCGTCGCCGAGGTCCAGCCCGACATCGTCTACACGCACTCGGCGCACGACCGGCATCAGGACCATCGCGCGGTGCACGCCGCCGTCAACGTCGCGACGCGCAACGTGCGCACGGTGTGCTGCTTCCAGAGCCCGTCGGCGACCATCGACTTCCGCCCGACGCGCTTCGTCCCGATCGACGGCTTCACCGAGGCGAAGCTGCGCCTGATCGACTGCTTCCGGTCGCAGACCGAGCAGCGCGCCTACCTCGAGCACGACTTCGTGCTCGCCACCGCGCGCTACTGGTCGCGGTTCGGCGGCGGCACGAACTGCGAGCCGCTGGAGGTGATGCGCGACACCGCGGACATCTCCGTGCCTGCCGCGAGCATCCACACCGACGCCCGGATCCGGAGGGACCAGCAATGA